The Lathyrus oleraceus cultivar Zhongwan6 chromosome 5, CAAS_Psat_ZW6_1.0, whole genome shotgun sequence genome includes the window TACCAATCATGGTGAAAAGCGATGTGTTGTCCATTTTATTACCACGACCAATATCCCGTGGTGGAAAATAGCATACTTTCTATCACACCTTTCGTTACCACGGACCATCAACTGTGAGGAAATCATTATTCCAACTGTGGTGATATATACTTTTTGTAGTGGTGGAAGCATTTAAAAGAATAAAACATTTTTCATGTAAATTGCCCTGGACCTTTGCCATTAACCTAGCTTTTATGATTCCAATGTATTATTGCTTTTCAAATCATCAACTGGACCATCTGCATACAAACCTCTTAAAAgcaatttttgaagaaaattcaAATTGAACAAGTATTTAATCAtgaaaaaaatttaaattttacAGTTATAGGCTTTAATCATCCTTgcattccacccttcttcggaaaATGTTTGCATGTCCTCAGGCATCAGACAAGGAATGACTTTTGAAGGGATTTCTCGCTTAGCCAAAGAATCCTTCCCTAGACTAAAATTGCAACAGAGTGTGTTAGACGCACACAAGGCTCGACATATAAGCCTTCTGTAACAACATTTCATACATGTttttctcattcaatttttatCTCCAAACACATCGTAATTAAAGGGAAAAAGGTGTTTAATAACATACTCGAATGTTTTTGGAAACTTGGGTGTGCTCATATACTCGGTACAAAATTAATGACACACCTAAGTCTATTATGCATGGAAATTGTTAGTAACATAATACAATAAAACAACAAATAAAAATTGTTCAACAAGCAAATAAATTAAAGTATTAAAAACTTCACATTGATGTATGAAAATGGTAGCATTGATCTAGTCATCACTTTCACTAGCCATTTCTTTACCATCCTCTTCTCCGCTCTTTTATTCTTCCTTTTCACCTTCCAATTATTCTTCCTCATCATCACCTTGTGTATGCTCATCTCCTCTCCTACTTCCACTAGCACCACCACTACAAAACTTTGAGTAAAATGGCTTATTTGTAGGCCACTGAAGGTAGTTGTTGAAGTCCTCCAATGTTAGTATGGGCTTATATAGAGCATGTGGTTTCTGTATTCTCTATTGTAACATGTTCATTGATTCATTAATAGAAATCATACCTTTGTTGTATACATCAGTGAAATCTAAACTGTATGAAAATAAGGCTATCGAATTAGACCTCTTGAAACGAATACGATACCCATCTTATCCTAACTCGTAACATTTTCTTGCTTTGCATATCTCTGTATCTATACAATTATAGTCCTAGTTACCTTTTGCCTGCCTGTATTGAAAAGGGGTCATATCTCCTTGAGTTTTCCATATAATGATCTTAAATGTAAGCATGTATGGCATATCTATCAAATGGTACTCTTCGAACTCATAAGGATATCACATATTCTTCGACTGACTATAGCGTCGGTGGAGACAACCTTATCTTCGTCCCCCCGATGGAGTGATGGTTTGCCTCATACATCTCCATGTACCTTTAACTGACGAGCTCCGCGGGGCAGTGGTGCCTTCATAGACATTGCTTGTTGACGGCCTTAGAAGCCTGATTGTCTCTGGGAGTAGCTCGACGTTATACCCTTTGAATATTTGGACGACAGTATCTTTGCTTCTCTTCACTTTGAGGTAGATGCTCTCCATGATCCTTCAAAGCATAATTAATAGTATGTTTACAAGAGACGTAAGATTTTATCCCCTAGCGTCTGACATGATTTTTTTGACGCTGAGACCATTGCCAAAAGGAGATTATATTTCTTAAGTAATTCTTCGCTAAAACCTTCCTCGGTTCATACAGATTGAACATGGTTTCCTTCTTTCTCCATATTGTCTCCTTACAAATCGGTGGAGCCGAGCGTGAAGTTACGTGAGAGTTCTAACTAGAGGCATGTTGGAGGATACTTCACCTTTAACGCTATGGAGAGCCCTGAGTTTTCCTTTTCCCCGTGTATTCCTCCATATGGGTCATGATCTTCATCGTTATGCTAGTGTAAGCTATATAGTTACTAAAGATCAAAAGATCTTTATGATCCTATACACTTGGTTTCGATTGGCAAAGATTTGGTACTTTGATTGCATTGGATCATAAATTATCGCTCAGAGTCTATTTCTTACGAGGTATCACGTAAAGACTTCCGTCAGCAGTGGAGCTGCTGCAATCACTAGTAGGTATCTATCTTTGATTCTTGGAACTTCCTTGTTCCTCAAATGTTTTCTCGCATTTTAATCTTTATTTCTTGACTCATTGTCAAAGTGCTAGGAGGAAGTAGTTTTCTAATCGTCATATCAAAATTGAATATAACAATGTTGTGAAATTCAGTGGTGATAATAAGACGTGGTCTAGCAAAATAAGAATTCTAACATTTTGCGTCGTAGTGGTGTATAACACGATTTACTGTGGTAACCACTTCAACCGCTGATAACTCTACATTAGGAATTTGGTTTACTTCGTCTAATCAATTAACTCTGGTCCGATATGATATTCGTTCGTCGTTTATAGGTTCTTCGCCACATGGAGAAGTTGTTCCGGTAATGGATCTACACCAGAAGTTGTTACGTATTCGCCATATCTTCGAAGTTGTCACTAAGAGGATCATGTTGATGATGGGTAATTGAGGCGATGTGAGACTAGAAAGTTGATCGAGAATCGTTGGTACGATCTTGGAGGTAATTACCTAAGTTCTTGGGTAATTCTAGTACAAATCTGAGTTTGGATCTAGGATTATCCATTCGTGGAGTTTTCGCAGGAATTAGAAGTCATTTTTTATCGATGGTGCCACTATTCCATTCTAGAACCATAATTGGATGTAATTGGATGATACAAAACCATAAACCAGTAGTGCTGATCTTTGATAAGGTGACGCGAGAGCGAACCTCCATGATTAGCACTTCAACGTCCAATTCAAAATTCAAGATAAGTGTAATGAAAAATGGAGATCCAAAAGTATAGCTTGCATTTCGCATGAGATAACTTTATATATTTTAGATCAAGTGGAGTAAATATACATAAACTTTGACCTTTAGCTATATATGCTTTTGACCGACTTCTTGAGAGCTTCAAATGAGTCTACATACTTCGAGCTCAACCATATAACACAAATATACAAAACCTTAATTAATTATAAATTGTAAATTGTACAATTTAAACAATTTATAATTAAATTGTACAAACACcaatatataaatatataaatgcaagcataaaaacaaaaacaaaatctAATAAAAAACATTGCTCTTGTAAAAAGAATAGAAAAAGAAGAAACATTGCTGACTGATTTGTCCCTAGTGTTCTAATCTACTATAGAGCACATCAACATAATGCAATATGGTATGGTATCTCAATTAGTTTAGTGCAaacaagatcaacatcacaaATATGAACACATATACATTTAGGCATATATCATATTCAAAGTTCAAACTATATTTTTGTCATCCGAAAAAAACCCTACTGATCTTCATCTACCCATCCCATCCATTAATTCCCAATACAGGCTGGCATCTTAGTCACGATAATGATCACAAGATCCATACATACCCATATTCGAAACAAAAACACCGGAAGACACACCCTAAATTATTACATTAAAAAAATGAAACATGAGTTCATGATCCTTAAACATTGTTTCTGATCATGTTCTCAGCGATCTGACCCAGCGACTGTAAATTACATCGTACGATTGTGTCAACAAAAACACATGTTTCCTCCTTCGTGTTCCCTTGCGGTACATCAACGACGTATGACTCAATGACAAGTGTCCTGTTTCCGTCAACAGAATGAAGCGTCGTCACCGACCGGTAGTTTCTCAGACGGTGGTCCCCACCGACAACGCTAAAGCTGATGACGTGTCGCTCATCGTCGAGGATCTCCAACCGCTCTGTACTCGACTCGGCTGGAAGTCCGGAAACCACGCGAACCTCACGGACTGCACCGACGTTAATGCCGTCTCCGGTAATGACATGGCAACTCTTCACAAAGTTCTTATATCCTTGCGGGTTGTCGAAGCGTCGAACCACCGGCCATACGGCGGAGACGGGCGCGTCGATGTTTTGAGTAACGACGGAGCAACACTGGTTAGGTCCCACCATATGCGCGTGGTGAAGAGACAAGGTGTCTACAGTACGACGCGCTGCGGTGGGTGGTGGCGTTGGTGGTTGTCTTGGGCAGTTTACACAGTTGGCGATGGCTGCTGAAGCGGTTGCATCGGTTGTAGGATTGAATCTCTCAAGCTGAAGAGAAGAAGgcattttaattatttttttataaatatttaaaaaagaaaataaaataaaaaagtgTGTGAGAAAAGAGAATGTGAATTATTGATGTATTGACGAAGAAGAAAACGAAGAAACCTTTATATTGCGTGATTAATATTTTTGTAGTACAAGTTGCAATAGATTTGGTGTTGAGGGttttttctttgttgtttttcAGCTTCGAGAGATAAGGGCGAAGCTGAGAAAGTAAGAGATTATAGGTAATAGGAATGGGATTGAGGTTGGTTTGTTTGGTTATACAAGGTTGTTTTTGTTATTGATTTTTGGCAAAGCCACGAAGGAGCTTACGCATGTTTATGCAAGTGGATCATCAACTTGCAAGTGTATTTGGTCTTAGTTTTATCATTTATCCAATTTTTTCTTTATTTCAAACTTCAACCATTTGCTTCTCTCCCTCCATCCtattattttattgttcacttgtatataaatattttttttatttgcCAACTTCTTTTCTATGGATCCCACCACATTTTCTTATATTGCATTTTTAATTCCCACCATTTTCTTAATTTTTCTAGCTATTGTGTTGGTTTTTCTTTATAAATACAATAAATCAAATTGCAcaataatgatttttttattttagtttctCAAAATATCATTATTTCTTTGATTAGTAGTTAaattatataaaataataaataGTTTATATATGAATTCTATTATTTTGGTCCCTGAAATATAAAATAATTTGTCTTATTAGACCTTAGCATTTAGTAATTAGAATTGAATACTTAAATAAATATGTAAACAGATGAACTATGACATTTGGACACTAAATATTTATTAACATCTAACTCTCAATTTTATCTTTATTTATCTCCTCTATCACATTATCAGTATGTCATATTACTTTCTAGCTCATTTTTTCTCTTCAAATGTATACATTTATTAGGGTGAGGCGTTCACAAAATACTTTTTAATATAAATACTTttttttattaattcatttttCAACGTCATCTTTTGTAATAAAAAAAGGCATTCATATGCATgtaattattaaataattttttataagGGAAGATTTATATTAATAT containing:
- the LOC127084019 gene encoding abscisic acid receptor PYL4 produces the protein MPSSLQLERFNPTTDATASAAIANCVNCPRQPPTPPPTAARRTVDTLSLHHAHMVGPNQCCSVVTQNIDAPVSAVWPVVRRFDNPQGYKNFVKSCHVITGDGINVGAVREVRVVSGLPAESSTERLEILDDERHVISFSVVGGDHRLRNYRSVTTLHSVDGNRTLVIESYVVDVPQGNTKEETCVFVDTIVRCNLQSLGQIAENMIRNNV